In the Brettanomyces nanus chromosome 1, complete sequence genome, ggaacGACAACAAAGCTTGGCTAATGCCAATGCCACAATCCCGGGAGGAATCGCTTCCGCCGGCACTTCACCAAATGCCTCAGCCACAAATACACCGCCACAGACACCTCAGCCACAAACACTTCAGCCACACATACCTCCAGGAACCGGTTATACAGCCACTGACAAACTTTCCCGGATGCTTAGGGACTTTCTAGTGAATCCACGGGGACCAGCAGAGCCACTGCTTATTCGAGGAGTCATTAAATCATTCGAGAATGTTCTCAAGCTTTTGGTGTGCCAAACTCGCATATTGGAGACGTTCATGGTGGACCAAGTATTTTCTCTATTTATCGACCTCGTGAAGAATGTTCAAGACCATGATTCATGCATTGACTGGCAATTCTGGATTGATGTATGGATGAAGTTACTTCATTCCCGTAGTATTGCTTTGGAACTTCGAGCATTGTCCATTTTATACCAGTGTTGGGATTCGATACCAGAGGTCACGTGTGACAACACACATGATATTATATCACGTGATCACGTCtatttgaaatcatctcTTGGGCTGGAACTAGTTTCTGGGGAACTATTTTCGAGGTTTTTTGGGCACtatctttctcttgttcGATGCTATTACATTAGATTTGTGGTGTGGAAGGTGCTTGGTGTTGATTCTCTTGATATATCGACAAAGACGTTATTTAACCGTAGTAAGCTAGTtgagatgatgaataatGAGCTTGAGAGGACATACCAACTCACCAAGGAAGTCCATTTTAAACCTACAGATCCACTTGCAACCAAAAGGATGGTCATTAAGGCTACAGAGGCTACAAGTAATGGCAAAAAGGAGATTGTACGGATGTTACCGTATGAAATCCTTGATGATGCTGCTTATTCGTGTGCCAATTTGGCTCTACAGGATGTTGAGAGCGAGAGCAGTGAGAGCATTGAGAACGCCGGAAATATCGACGAGTCAACAGTGTCTCTTCCAGAATCATCCAGGTCGAGTCTGGCGTCGATTGGCACTCTTAAGAACTCCTCAAAGACATCCCAGTTGACACCAGCATGCTCCCAGTCCAAACTGTCATTGAGACTTGCTCCTAGCTGGATGAGTAAGCTTTTTGGgcacaagaagaaggagggaTTAGTAGAAAAGAGGCGTTCTGAAGTGCCTAGAAAGCCTACTGTGCCACGCCACACAGGGCCACGAATTCCTCGGTCGACGTcaactcctcttcttcatagAATTGCCGAGGATGACTTTGAGACTCTCTTACATTCGCCTCCTCGGATATCGAGCTCTGCAAGCTCTTCCCCTTCAACCTCTACCAAGtcatcttcaccttctttaCTGTCATCGATGAACTCCACATCGTCGTCACAGTCATCCCTGTCTTCTCTAGATTACTTGGACCAATTTACTTCTTCTAGGAAGTTCATTATGTCTGTTCAACGTCTTCAGAACGATAAGAAGACACACAGCCTCAAGTTTGTTCCACCAGAGTTCAATTTCGAGTCAACAGAAGTGTCAAAAGCTCCTTATCGGTTCCAATTGGTGACCAATGATGCCAAATTAATAGCCAAGTTTCAGTCGTTGCACGATTTGAACACTTTACATTGTAGACCTTTCCTTAAGGACTCAACCTTTGTATGCAACAGTCATCCAAGGTTACCCAAAGTGAATGTAGGCTCGGAAATGGACTTAGAAATCGACTCTGTCGACATTAATCTCGATGTTGACGTGGATATTGACATCGACGTAAGAGCAGACAATCTTCCTCATTTACAGACAGCAATTAAATTTGGTGGTTCTGACAATCGAGCTGCTACTCCAGATTCTGCCATCTATTTCTCCGCTAGAAGTAGCCCCAACATGGCTGAAACAAGCAGAACAGACCTCGTCGACTCTGATACTGTCCTTCATTCATCCTCCCAATTCGCCAATGCAATTTACGAGTTCAACTTCTGCGTTTCCGAGTTTGAGAGATTCATATATAATCGTTTGGCTGAGTCACATTATGAAGATATGGTTGAtaagttgaaagaagagattcctAATTTATCGGTGGAAGATATTGATGGGTATTAGCATTAGCATAATTAATTGACATTTCATAAACTCTTTGGTAAGAGTAAGTAAGTGAGTAGTAAGTGAGTAGTAATTAAGTAGGTAGTAAGTAAGTAGGTAGTAATCAAATAAGCAGTTAAATAATTAGGTAGCAACGAAGTCACTAATTAAGTCATTAaataagtaagtaagtGAGTAAGTAAATAAGTAAGTGACTATGTAATTAAGTAAGTAGGTACCAATTAGGTAGCAATTAAATAAGGAAGCACGTAGAAGGTAGTAATTAAGTCGCAATTAAATAAGTAAGTGAGTAAGTAATTAGTGAGTAAGTAATTAAGTAAGTAAGTGAGTAAGTGAGTAAGTGAGTAATTAGTGAGTAAGTAATTGAGTAGATAGTGAGTAAGTAGATAGTAATTGAATAAGCAGTTAAATAAGTAGGTAGTAATGAAGTCATTGAGTAGATAGTGAGTAAGTAGATAGCAATTAAATAAGGAAGCACGTAGAAGGTAGTAATTAAGTCGCAATTAAATAAGTAAGTGAGTAAGTAATTAGTGAGTAAGTAATTAAGTAGTAAttaagtaagtaagtagTAAGTAGTGATCTACCACCACCTCATGCTTATCTCCAATACCAAAACATCCCATAACTAACAACCATACAAATGGCAGAAGAGAACAtccaaaatgaaaagaCACCAATAACCATGAAGAATCCTGGATAATGATACAAATAATACCTAAAGCCTTTGAACTGAACGGTAAACTCCAACGAAGCAGAATCTATATAGATGTCAGGATTGGCAAACTCCACGACGAGTTTAATATGTTGACTATCGAGAACCAACTGGGCCAGATCGATATCACCAGAAAGAACTTCACGAACTGGAAATCGAACCCTGAGCAAAGTAGAGGAATGATGTCTGTCAAGGTTAAACCAGTCAACTATGAAAGTCGGGAAAAAGGGTTTAACTAAGGCCGGAACAAGGTCCAAAGGCCGTTCTATAGGGAACCAACGAGTTCCCGTATAGTAGACTCCATCAGGAAATATGGAtggatcatcttcaacttctgaaGCGGTAGATCGTCCACTAGAAAGGAAGCTGATCCAGAAGGGAAGTGTTTTGCTGTTTGAGGCGATTTTAGGATCCGCATCAGTCCTCAAAGCAGCATTCAAGTTGgtattggtggtggttTCTTCAACCATAAGTCGCTTCATAGGCCAATCAATGACGTCTCGGCCAAAACGATTGGTCTGCCTGCCAAACCTGGTGACACCTTTCAAGTTGTCAGTAATTGGCCACAACTTGGCatgtttctccttcaagtcAACTACATTAGGATTTAATTGCCAGGGTCTAAGCTcattattgagaagagaATCATCAAGTAAAGAGAACCGGAAGCCAATTAAATCATCGTTTCCGTAATGAATACGTCGATAGACGTATTTCAAAGTGATTTCAAAGTGACCTAAACTATTAAGCTGAAGATCCGAATCTCTTCTCATGGCACTATCTCCTCTATACACATCAGAAAGTTTGTTCATGAACTCAAACGAGTTGACGGTTCTAAACGGACCTCTATTTTTGAACACATAGTCAAATTCGAGGTCATGTTGAACCAAAGGATTGGGTATAAGGGCTCTATAAAAGCGAATATAGGTGATAATAAACCACGGAAAGAGCAGCAAAATAGTGAGCCATGTGATAAGGAGGTAGATGGAGATTCTGGAGAGCTTGAGGGGAAATGAGATGTTGATTAACATCGAAACTACAAGATACGAGTTACGAGTAAGTGAGTAATCAGATGATAGAGCAATCAGATGGTAGAGTAATCAGATGATAGAGTAACCAAGTAAGCAAGTAGCCAAATAACAAGTGATTACGTAAGCAAACAATGAATGGGTAACAAGTTAATCAAGTAATCAAGCAATCGAGTAATCAAGTAGTCAGATGATTGAGGAATTGAGCAACCAAGAAGACGGGTGATCAAGTAATCAAGTAATAAATTGGTCGGGTAATCAACTAACAGAGCAATTGAGTAGTCAAGTGATTACGTAATCAAATGATAATATAGGAGATTGAATAACCAGTAATCGAGTTATGGATCAATTGAGTAATCAAATAATCGAGTAACCAAATAACTGAGTAGTCAAATAACCAAGTAAGCAGAACTGAGCAAGCAGAACTAAGCAATAAATTGAATGATTGACAGACTAGCTGGTCGATGATTCACCAAGAGCTTCAAATTTGTATCAATAAACAAAACAGTACCAGATCAACGACACTGGTCAATTCCATCAATTAGACGCACAAATATATGGATAATTagataaagagagagagagagcaTGTAGTGGGTAGAATAGATCAACACGGAAGAGTGTTATATCGGTGTAAGGATGCGCCAGCAGTAAAAAAACAACATTACATCCCACGCATCTAGGTACAATCAATGAAATTCTAATTATATCCCACGCATCTAGTTATATCATTATATAAACCATTCAGTAACCTAACGAAACCTTCATGGTGTAAGTAGTAACAAAAGGTAGACAAACCACCAAGCAGATATAATGGAAAATGTAGGTTATAGCCAAGCAATCCATCTGTAGAGTTGAAGTACTGCCGACAGGAGTGTAGAAAGCAGTGATATAGATCAAAGAGGTTGCTGGGGGAAGACAGAAATTGACGTTACAAATGAAATACAAGATGCGTTCATTGTAGAATAAACCGTCCTTGTTAAGTTTGGAGTTCAAGGCGCAACCGATGATAGGAAAAATgaacaacttgaaaaaaGTGACACCCACGGGAGTTTTCCAGACTCCGTGGGGGAgttttttcaaagaaagacGTCCAATTGTACCACCAAGTAGTAATAGACCAATAGGAACTTCAGCAGCACCTAAATATGAAGCGAAATCCATAAGAAATGAGAGAGGAGGCTCTCCATCTGGAGCATTTGGAATGTGAAGACTCTTATTCTCGACGAAAAGAGCCCTTAACCATGGAACCATACATACCACAATACTGCAAATGATTGTAATAGATGCTGGTTTCATAGTAGACGATATGAGAACTATTATGGAGTTCttaagaagttcaaagTAGTTGAAATGTCTTAGAATATGCGGTAGACGTCGAGAAAACTGACCAATTAGGTGTAGTTCGTACTTTTTCTGATTCCAGAAGGAGCGTGGGATGTTTAAGCGATTAGAAGTGGACGACGGAGATGACGGAGACGACGGAGACGATGGCGACGAGCTGGATGACGAGGTGGTGGactcagaagaaggaggttGACGACGAGACTCGTTGGTCTGACgctccttcttcaactggCTGAATCTAGAATACACCCTAACTATATCGTCCATGTTTTCGGCAGGTCTCGTACGGTCTGTACGGGTACTGAGGATAGAATCAGGAACACTAGCCTTCCTAGAAAGAGCAGTAGTATAACTAAGTCTAGAGACAACAGAACCAATTCTAGATAGGGCATTGGAACGTAATGGGTGAAGCTTGCGTGGGTTGATGGAGGAGTTGTCTATAAGAGAGTCTAGAGACGACATGGAGTCTGCAGAAGACTGTGATGGAAAGATTTGGGTGTTAGAGGAGCTAGAAGGGCCATCTATATGTGTTGCATCGGCATCAGGAGACCCTGGAGTCTTTTCTAGAGATCCTAGAGGCTGTTCTAGAGACCCTGGGGTCTTTTCTAGAGTGTCCGAAGTGTTTGTAGAATCATCGGAGGTTCCTTTAGCCCCACTGGCTACCGGGGAAGTCTTCTCTGCCACATTTTCAGGTGGTTCGGGTGGTTCGGGTCGTTCACGTCTTCCAGGCACAGACGACTCTATGGCAGCCTCCTCATCATATCCATCAACCCCAGCCTCACCACCAACTCCAGCTTCC is a window encoding:
- a CDS encoding uncharacterized protein (EggNog:ENOG41), with the translated sequence MSSVPLGEIIYIAVKPIFKIYLIIGVGFMLARMKILTVDTSKNISSMAVIVLLPALAFAKIVTNISDSDVKQISTIVIVAFFLMFAGSIGTFLIGVALGSPKEWYGGLLSCGLLPNISDLPIAYLQSMETSDILQDVDKGVSYVCIFLALQMMVQFNFGGFKLIELDFRAKLNEAEAEESGEAGVGGEAGVDGYDEEAAIESSVPGRRERPEPPEPPENVAEKTSPVASGAKGTSDDSTNTSDTLEKTPGSLEQPLGSLEKTPGSPDADATHIDGPSSSSNTQIFPSQSSADSMSSLDSLIDNSSINPRKLHPLRSNALSRIGSVVSRLSYTTALSRKASVPDSILSTRTDRTRPAENMDDIVRVYSRFSQLKKERQTNESRRQPPSSESTTSSSSSSPSSPSSPSSPSSTSNRLNIPRSFWNQKKYELHLIGQFSRRLPHILRHFNYFELLKNSIIVLISSTMKPASITIICSIVVCMVPWLRALFVENKSLHIPNAPDGEPPLSFLMDFASYLGAAEVPIGLLLLGGTIGRLSLKKLPHGVWKTPVGVTFFKLFIFPIIGCALNSKLNKDGLFYNERILYFICNVNFCLPPATSLIYITAFYTPVGSFVRALIPNPLVQHDLEFDYVFKNRGPFRTVNSFEFMNKLSDVYRGDSAMRRDSDLQLNSLGHFEITLKYVYRRIHYGNDDLIGFRFSLLDDSLLNNELRPWQLNPNVVDLKEKHAKLWPITDNLKGVTRFGRQTNRFGRDVIDWPMKRLMVEETTTNTNLNAALRTDADPKIASNSKTLPFWISFLSSGRSTASEVEDDPSIFPDGVYYTGTRWFPIERPLDLVPALVKPFFPTFIVDWFNLDRHHSSTLLRVRFPVREVLSGDIDLAQLVLDSQHIKLVVEFANPDIYIDSASLEFTVQFKGFRYYLYHYPGFFMVIGVFSFWMFSSAICMVVSYGMFWYWR